A stretch of the Lolium perenne isolate Kyuss_39 chromosome 3, Kyuss_2.0, whole genome shotgun sequence genome encodes the following:
- the LOC127340301 gene encoding F-box protein At5g07610-like — protein sequence METRGRKRKRDMEMRSPFSKLCDDLLVEIISRVPFKSTRCCKCVCRRWCDVVSHPDHRNKLPRSTLSGFFYKTGNLCCRVMNRHYESLTGNWCPDIDPSFSFLPKYRLCDVHIDMLDCCNGLLLCRRQQRQPYASDYRTTDYVVCNPTTKRWVSVPGTILSSKVLVARLGFDPIVSSHFHVFEFAPAAERVSMQLRVHARTKPLGIYSSKAGVWTHPDNWKCPIEIDRYSSSTFFRGLLYLSSCANKVAAVDMEGNCRVINIPTSDGSCVARDVYVSQGQLYFVISSASELSIWALEASSTENWTLKHNVSRLKLFGDEESSNYDVIIHPEYNVILILCTRFYSTTRTFTEIMSYDMDSRELHSVSDLGHDCKSPYLPYVPLFSHSLADGE from the coding sequence ATGGAAACGCGGGGCCGCAAGAGGAAGAgggacatggagatgaggagCCCTTTCTCCAAGCTCTGCGACGACCTCCTCGTCGAGATCATCTCCCGCGTGCCCTTCAAGTCCACCCGTTGCTGCAAGTGCGTCTGCAGGCGATGGTGCGACGTCGTCTCCCACCCCGACCACCGCAACAAGCTGCCCCGGTCAACCCTTTCCGGCTTCTTCTACAAAACCGGCAATCTGTGTTGCCGAGTTATGAACCGTCATTACGAAAGCTTAACAGGGAACTGGTGCCCTGATATCGACCCCTCCTTCTCGTTCCTACCCAAGTACAGGCTTTGTGACGTTCACATTGACATGTTGGACTGTTGCAATGGCCTCCTGCTCTGCCGCCGACAACAACGACAACCGTACGCCAGTGATTACAGGACAACGGATTATGTGGTGTGCAATCCGACCACTAAGAGATGGGTTTCCGTGCCTGGCACCATCTTGTCCAGCAAGGTGCTGGTCGCTCGCCTGGGATTCGACCCCATCGTATCCTCCCACTTCCATGTTTTTGAGTTTGCACCAGCAGCTGAGCGTGTGAGTATGCAGCTGCGTGTTCATGCTCGTACCAAACCACTGGGGATCTACTCTTCCAAAGCTGGAGTATGGACACATCCGGACAATTGGAAATGTCCAATTGAAATAGACAGATATTCAAGTAGCACATTCTTCAGAGGGCTGCTATATTTATCATCCTGTGCTAATAAGGTTGCAGCCGTCGACATGGAGGGAAATTGTAGGGTCATCAATATTCCTACGTCAGACGGTTCTTGTGTGGCTCGTGATGTTTATGTATCACAGGGACAACTGTATTTTGTAATCTCTAGTGCTTCTGAACTATCAATATGGGCTCTAGAAGCTTCCAGCACTGAAAATTGGACATTAAAGCACAATGTCAGCCGTCTGAAATTGTTTGGAGACGAGGAGTCATCGAACTACGATGTTATCATCCACCCAGAGTACAATGTCATATTAATACTATGTACAAGATTCTACTCGACAACTAGAACCTTCACGGAAATAATGTCATACGACATGGATTCTAGGGAGCTGCATTCTGTAAGTGATCTTGGACATGACTGCAAGAGTCCTTATCTCCCATATGTCCCTTTGTTCTCACATTCATTGGCAGATGGAGAATAG